In the genome of Corythoichthys intestinalis isolate RoL2023-P3 chromosome 19, ASM3026506v1, whole genome shotgun sequence, one region contains:
- the il20ra gene encoding interleukin-20 receptor subunit alpha, producing MKLFLLLQILVGWWSFTDSTHPPNPINVRFESLNLMNSVHWRPGKGTPDGTSYTVQFALYADILPDSKLLNWRPVARCEETERTWCDLSSQTWDFEQGYYARVRAISPSGFSEWVETRRFHPKFDTVFGQPEITLEVKENTAIVHLTAPVRYQPDERAPPISMATLYPQMTFNLSVQDTRQDQVHHFTVTTNVYKYRLRSYDTDYCFSAKVRFLYHRYQCNQSEKHCITTGKDPVTSQVQSVVVGIVVPSLFICIFLVVGYVLYHYLRGNGQKKPDALNFTVLQIQPFALPDSVIRPLREENSSDDDDDKDNNASDFGLSCAAPRPQEPPVPEETCDYGSVVATVDVQPQESHIGSYMPQEQSKHPTENKTDFPTPYLANSFPNSLKMPVKDMLQSTGSSYRMRNEDVQTEEPPSESYAVLVPSGADQDEAGLVCNWDPQKRELVLPGLETALLEPEGEGERKKGVLKLEKVHVRQLSQEEQEALTQEESPAGWVMEDFTKKYDLQFN from the exons ATGaagctttttttgttgcttcaaATCTTGGTGGGTTGGTGGTCCTTCACAG ACTCAACCCATCCACCCAACCCTATTAACGTCAGATTCGAGTCGTTGAATCTGATGAACTCGGTTCACTGGCGACCAGGCAAAGGAACACCGGATGGCACAAGCTACACGGTGCAGTTTGCCTT ATACGCGGATATTCTACCGGACAGCAAACTGTTAAACTGGAGGCCCGTAGCACGGTGCGAGGAAACGGAACGAACATGGTGTGACCTGAGCAGCCAGACATGGGATTTCGAACAAGGTTACTACGCACGAGTGCGTGCTATAAGCCCCTCTGGTTTTTCAGAGTGGGTCGAGACGAGGCGCTTTCATCCAAAATTTGACA CTGTTTTCGGGCAACCTGAAATTACATTGGAAGTGAAGGAAAACACAGCCATCGTCCACTTAACTGCGCCGGTTCGATATCAACCTGATGAGCGCGCCCCGCCCATTAGCATGGCAACACTCTACCCGCAGATGACCTTCAACCTCTCTGTTCAGGATACACGCCAGGACCAAGTG CACCATTTTACAGTGACAACAAACGTCTACAAATACAGACTACGGAGTTATGACACAGACTATTGCTTCTCAGCAAAGGTCCGATTCCTTTACCATCGTTATCAATGCAACCAGTCCGAAAAGCACTGCATAACCACAGGCAAAG ATCCCGTCACAAGCCAGGTGCAGAGTGTAGTTGTGGGTATCGTGGTTCCGTCGCTGTTCATCTGCATTTTTCTGGTGGTCGGCTACGTTCTCTATCACTACCTAAGGGGGAATGGACAGAAAAAACCCGACGCCCTG AACTTCACTGTTCTGCAAATCCAACCCTTTGCTTTACCAGACAGCGTCATTAGACCTTTGCGAGAGGAGAACTCCTCGGACGATGACGACGACAAGGACAATAACGCATCAGATTTTGGACTTTCCTGTGCCGCGCCGCGTCCGCAAGAACCACCTGTGCCGGAAGAAACCTGCGATTACGGCAGCGTGGTGGCTACAGTGGATGTTCAGCCCCAAGAGTCCCACATCGGTAGCTACATGCCGCAGGAGCAAAGCAAACATCCTACGGAAAACAAGACTGATTTTCCAACGCCATATTTGGCTAATAGCTTTCCAAACAGCCTTAAAATGCCCGTGAAAGACATGTTGCAGTCAACGGGGAGCTCATACAGGATGCGTAATGAAGATGTTCAGACCGAGGAGCCTCCATCCGAAAGCTACGCCGTGTTAGTACCGAGTGGAGCGGACCAAGATGAGGCAGGACTGGTCTGTAACTGGGACCCTCAAAAGAGAGAGCTGGTGCTGCCTGGGCTGGAGACGGCGCTGTTAGAGCCGGAGGGTGAAGGCGAACGGAAGAAGGGCGTTTTAAAACTAGAAAAGGTCCATGTCAGGCAATTGTCGCAGGAAGAGCAAGAGGCGTTGACGCAGGAAGAGAGCCCTGCGGGGTGGGTCATGGAGGATTTTACCAAAAAATACGACTTGCAATTCAATTAA